A stretch of Saccharomyces cerevisiae S288C chromosome IV, complete sequence DNA encodes these proteins:
- the FMP16 gene encoding Fmp16p (hypothetical protein; may be involved in responding to conditions of stress; the authentic, non-tagged protein is detected in highly purified mitochondria in high-throughput studies; protein abundance increases in response to DNA replication stress): MLRTTFLRTPRQLMRKSPRASFSIVTRAAFPHLKNNQDEAEKKEQGLFDSNKKRLDTLEHGKNPDYKQPGMEDLKKKGDDARIEQNRPDDGVY, encoded by the coding sequence ATGTTGAGAACCACTTTTTTGCGCACTCCAAGACAATTGATGCGTAAATCGCCAAGGGCGTCTTTCTCAATCGTCACTAGGGCCGCCTTTCCTCACCTAAAGAACAATCAAGATGAAGCtgagaaaaaagaacaggGTTTGTTTGATAGCAACAAGAAGAGGTTGGACACTTTGGAACACGGCAAGAATCCAGATTATAAGCAACCTGGAATggaagatttgaaaaaaaagggagaTGACGCTAGAATCGAACAAAACAGGCCAGATGACGGTGTTTATTAA
- the PAA1 gene encoding polyamine acetyltransferase (Polyamine acetyltransferase; acetylates polyamines (e.g. putrescine, spermidine, spermine) and also aralkylamines (e.g. tryptamine, phenylethylamine); may be involved in transcription and/or DNA replication) — translation MASSSSTLPLHMYIRPLIIEDLKQILNLESQGFPPNERASEEIISFRLINCPELCSGLFIREIEGKEVKKETLIGHIMGTKIPHEYITIESMGKLQVESSNHIGIHSVVIKPEYQKKNLATLLLTDYIQKLSNQEIGNKIVLIAHEPLIPFYERVGFKIIAENTNVAKDKNFAEQKWIDMERELIKEEYDN, via the coding sequence atGGCCTCCTCAAGTAGCACGCTACCGCTTCATATGTATATTAGACCCTTAATCATTGAAGATTTAAAGCAGATTTTGAACTTGGAAAGCCAAGGTTTCCCACCAAACGAAAGAGCTTCAGAAGAAATTATCAGCTTTCGTTTGATCAATTGTCCAGAGCTATGTTCAGGTCTTTTCATCAGAGAGATCGAGGGCAAAGAAGTTAAAAAGGAGACACTAATTGGTCATATTATGGGTACTAAGATACCTCATGAATACATTACTATCGAAAGCATGGGCAAATTACAAGTGGAATCGAGTAATCATATTGGTATTCACTCTGTAGTAATCAAGCCAGAAtaccagaaaaaaaacctgGCTACTTTACTTTTAACTGACTACATTCAGAAATTGAGTAATCAGGAAATTGGTAACAAAATTGTCCTTATTGCTCACGAGCCATTGATACCATTTTATGAAAGAGTTGGTTTCAAGATCATTGCTGAGAACACCAATGTTGCTAAGGACAAAAACTTCGCAGAACAGAAATGGATCGATATGGAGAGAGAACTAATTAAGGAAGAATACGACAACTAG
- the IPT1 gene encoding inositolphosphotransferase (Inositolphosphotransferase; involved in synthesis of mannose-(inositol-P)2-ceramide (M(IP)2C), the most abundant sphingolipid; can mutate to resistance to the antifungals syringomycin E and DmAMP1 and to K. lactis zymocin) — MNVIFSLASFVKNMYNASLNQRNLISLPFNFMLNFAPVFIWLSIFKRAGLIPIRLRPDIHSKFAFFADQFLFGDYWHELTVQLPDNTSKLFFWSFISSSAFLLVFLICIPFAIWYYIYYIKHVNYNLLEWFANIFHYPCKRKQRPIQKRFRTIFIPFALPLFTFVILNIDHFFAYQSDANFTKTKDLLAWFSYVILHLTAPILTAVYLYVFQPPGTLKCFSFALGLQNIAGVLTHLLVPMASPWFTHLYGIDDTEHVNYTQEGFAAGLIRVDSHLGTHLNTKGFHMSPIVFGAVPSLHSAIAFQCFLFLVSRSTSLKHRFSNAGGFTMHNNDSSTFKLSEEDSEDEGDNSIPPTIGPNDLEMEPLGTVEPVDISNERSSSPSSSFTVSSNERSTGGGDGSIINSNGNKKPLQFVHLYDEDTNFTNKWIFKIVNDGFIPKFWAILYIILQWWATMYLDHHYRFDLFVGVLYAMTSFIIINWFVLQPKVLKKWIHIRLGDKVDTRNEARTFGMRVFCGTKMEWFFDPLA, encoded by the coding sequence ATGAATGtcatattttctttggcGAGTTTCGTCAAAAACATGTATAATGCAAGTTTGAACCAACGTAATCTAATAAGCCTGCCGTTCAACTTCATGCTTAATTTTGCGCCAGTGTTTATTTGGCTGTCTATATTCAAGCGCGCTGGTCTGATACCCATAAGGCTCAGACCTGACATTCATAGCaagtttgctttttttgctgATCAATTCCTCTTTGGGGACTATTGGCATGAACTTACTGTACAATTGCCCGATAATACTTCGAAGCTATTTTTCTGGTCATTCATATCATCTTCTGCATTTCTCTTAGTATTTCTGATATGTATTCCCTTTGCCATTTGGTACTACATCTATTACATTAAGCACGTTAACTATAATCTGTTAGAGTGGTTcgcaaatatttttcattaccCCTGCAAGCGCAAGCAGCGGCCGATCCAAAAGAGATTTCGGACAATTTTCATACCGTTTGCCTTGCCCCTGTTTACATTTGTTATACTCAACATTGATCATTTCTTTGCTTACCAGTCGGATGCAAACTTTACTAAGACCAAGGATTTACTGGCTTGGTTCTCCTATGTCATCCTGCACTTGACAGCTCCAATTTTAACAGCTGTATACTTATACGTCTTCCAACCACCGGGGACTTTAAAATGCTTTAGTTTTGCCCTAGGATTACAAAATATAGCGGGGGTCCTTACCCATCTGCTTGTTCCAATGGCCTCCCCATGGTTTACTCATCTGTACGGTATTGATGACACCGAACATGTTAATTACACCCAGGAAGGGTTTGCTGCCGGTTTGATAAGAGTAGATAGCCATTTGGGTACTCATTTGAACACTAAAGGATTTCACATGTCTCCTATTGTGTTTGGTGCTGTTCCTTCACTACACTCCGCCATTGCATTTCAAtgtttcttgtttttggtTTCAAGGTCCACCAGCTTAAAACACAGATTTTCCAATGCTGGAGGTTTCACAATGCACAATAATGATTCTTCCACTTTCAAGTTGAGTGAGGAAGACAGCGAAGATGAAGGTGACAATAGCATACCGCCCACGATTGGCCCTAACGACTTAGAGATGGAACCATTGGGTACCGTTGAGCCTGTAGATATTTCAAATGAGCGGTCCTCCTCcccttcatcttcattcaCCGTATCCAGTAATGAAAGAAGCACCGGCGGCGGCGACGGCAGCATTATTAACAGCAATGGCAATAAGAAACCTCTCCAGTTTGTCCATTTATATGATGAAGACACGAACTTCacaaacaaatggatttttAAAATAGTCAACGATGGGTTTATACCAAAATTCTGGGCTATCCTATATATAATACTACAATGGTGGGCTACCATGTATCTGGACCACCATTATAGATTTGACCTTTTCGTTGGTGTTTTATATGCAATGACAAgtttcatcatcataaaCTGGTTTGTTTTACAACCAAAAGTTTTAAAAAAGTGGATTCATATAAGGTTAGGCGACAAAGTGGATACAAGAAACGAAGCTCGCACTTTTGGCATGAGAGTATTTTGTGGCACCAAGATGGAATGGTTTTTTGATCCGCTTGCATAG
- the SNF11 gene encoding Snf11p (Subunit of the SWI/SNF chromatin remodeling complex; involved in transcriptional regulation; interacts with a highly conserved 40-residue sequence of Snf2p; relocates to the cytosol under hypoxic conditions) — MSSEIAYSNTNTNTENENRNTGAGVDVNTNANANANATANATANATANATAELNLPTVDEQRQYKVQLLLHINSILLARVIQMNNSLQNNLQNNINNSNNNNIIRIQQLISQFLKRVHANLQCISQINQGVPSAKPLILTPPQLANQQQPPQDILSKLYLLLARVFEIW, encoded by the coding sequence ATGAGCAGTGAAATTGCCTACTCGAATACGAACACCAACACTGAAAACGAGAACCGCAATACTGGCGCTGGCGTAGATGTAAATACAAATGCAAATGCAAATGCAAATGCAACTGCAAATGCAACTGCAAATGCAACTGCAAATGCAACTGCAGAGCTGAACCTCCCCACGGTCGATGAGCAAAGACAGTATAAGGTACAACTGCTATTGCATATCAACAGCATATTACTTGCTAGAGTTATTCAGATGAATAATAGTTTACAAAACAATCTACAGAacaatataaataatagcaataacaataacatcATCAGGATACAGCAACTTATATCTCAGTTCCTTAAAAGGGTTCATGCCAATCTTCAATGCATATCTCAGATAAACCAAGGAGTGCCCTCAGCGAAACCACTGATCCTCACGCCTCCTCAGCTAGCCAACCAGCAGCAACCTCCACAGGATATTCTTTCTAAACTCTATCTTCTCTTGGCAAGAGTGTTCGAGATATGGTAG